In Macaca thibetana thibetana isolate TM-01 chromosome 12, ASM2454274v1, whole genome shotgun sequence, the genomic window GTGGGGagaagtggggaggaggggagaaccGGGAGCGCACAGCCTGGACGCGTGCGCAGGCGGCAGGCGCAGAGACCTGCTAGCTCCTCAGCTAGCAGCCCCGCCCGCGCTTAGCATCACTAACTGGGCTATATAACCTGAGCGCCCGCGCGGCCAGGACACGAGGAATTCGCCCACGCAGGAGGCACGGCGTCCGGAGGCCCCAGGGTTATGAGACTTTCACTGCTCAGGACCTACTAACAACAAAGGTAAttacaattatttcatttttttgcccTAGAATAGAAGCAATAACTGAAGACTGATGCACCTACATATTCTGTATGTGTGCGTTTGCgagcgtgtgtatgtgtgttgagaCCAGCATCCCTCTCCATAATTGCCCATAAGTACTCACACATAATGAGTCGTGTCACTCAAGTACCCCCTGCAGgctttctaatttaaattttaagaatttggGTTTCTTTTGTGGATAGCATAGGAgcttggattttttaaaagaatacacaGTAATTATGATTATCTGCTAGTGCTGATTTTAAAGTCCCAAAAGCAataatgacttcattttctcacttcttacaataagaaaaaaaaaagctgtgttatcaatatatattttgtgtgcatgtattttaCGCATATTAGGAGTGTCAAGCTGTGTTTTCAGTGAATGAAAGCGACATGGATACCTTGAGTATTCACACCATGGAAAATAAATCAGGTTCAGAGATAGTTTAGTTGAGAGGGGGGAAAGTGAAGAAAGGGAGAGGGACTCACTCCTGCTACCTGTTACCGCTCCAGAGGCGGCCAAGTCCCCAGCAGCCACTACTGGAGCCAGAAATGCAGTTGTTTTACTAAcggctttttattttccttattagaAGCAGCAACTTCGCGGTTGCCAATCGCTGACCATTATAATTACTCAATTTTTTAAAGGGAGGTTTGAGGCGAACTTTGAAAAGCCTCAATAAAGAGCGGGCGGCCCTTTCAATGGGCTGTTTATTAGAGAGGAGCCTTCCGCACCTGATCCCCGGCGCGTGGGAGAGCGCTCTGCGCCGCGCCCCCAGCCCTCGCCCTGCAGCTAGCGCTTTTGTACAAGGTGGAAATTCAGCGTCGGGCCAGAGAtggaaggcaagaaaagaaaggcGAGGGAGGGGTGGAAGACCCTGTCCACTTTTGTTGCCAAATGTTACATTGATGGTGGAACAATTTGGCGGaaactatttttcctcctttctgcaTTTGCTCTTCAGTATCCCGTCTGTGTAATCTTCTTAAAAATCGCTGCCAGTATTAGTAAATTGCGCAATGGCTCTTCAACTTAAATCGCTAAGTACCTAGAAGCCAGGACAAAAATGGAAGCAGAATGTGTGATTTTTCagctcatttgtgtgtgtgtgtgtgtgtgcgtgtgtgtgtagttgTGAGTGACTTTGAACACATTTGGATAAACATGAAGTCACTGAAATGTACAGTCATTTCCACACACATTATCTTGTCAGGCAACCACCATAAACACATTTAAGTTAATCACTAGGATACAAACACATATGCGTGAGtggtgtacacatatacatattcacTGCCTTCCCCCAGTCCTGTCCTCACTCCTACGTACCAGCGGGGCACACGCACGCGCCATTATAAAACACTGCATTTAACTTTTTCTCGGAGGCATTCATTTTGTAATGGGCAGGTACTTTTCTCAAGCATTTGTACAGATTGAGGGAGTGGAAGCTGAAGGCGTATCTGGCTTTTGAATATAgcgtttttctccttttctttctgtttgcctCTACCCTGTTGAATGTAGGAAATCTAAACATGACCAAATCGTACAGCGAGAGTGGGCTGATGGGCGAACCTCAGCCCCAAGGTCCTCCAAGCTGGACAGACGAGTGTCTCAGTTCTCAGGACGAGGAGCACGAGGCAGACAAGAAGGAGGACGACCTCGAAGCCATGAACGCAGAGGAGGACTCACTGAGGaatgggggagaggaggaggacgaAGACGAGGAcctggaagaggaggaagaagaggaagaggaggatgacGATCAAAAGCCCAAGAGACGCGGCCCCAAAAAGAAGAAGATGACCAAGGCTCGCCTGGAGCGTTTTAAATTGAGACGCATGAAGGCTAACGCCCGGGAGCGCAACCGCATGCACGGACTGAACGCGGCCCTAGACAACCTGCGCAAGGTGGTGCCCTGCTATTCTAAGACGCAGAAGCTGTCCAAAATCGAGACTCTGCGCTTGGCCAAGAACTACATCTGGGCTCTGTCGGAGATCCTGCGCTCAGGCAAAAGCCCAGACCTGGTCTCCTTCGTTCAGACCCTTTGCAAGGGCTTATCCCAACCCACCACCAACCTGGTTGCAGGCTGCCTGCAACTCAATCCTCGGACTTTTCTGCCTGAACAGAACCAGGACATGCCCCCGCACCTGCCGACGGCCAGCGCTTCCTTCCCTGTACACCCCTACTCCTACCAGTCGCCTGGGCTGCCCAGTCCGCCTTACGGCACCATGGACAGCTCCCATGTCTTCCACGTCAAGCCGCCGCCGCACGCCTACAGCGCAGCGCTGGAGCCCTTCTTTGAAAGCCCTCTGACTGATTGCACCAGCCCTTCCTTTGATGGACCCCTCAGCCCGCCGCTCAGCATCAATGGCAACTTCTCTTTCAAACACGAACCGTCCGCCGAGTTTGAGAAAAATTATGCCTTTACCATGCACTATCCTGCAGCGACCCTGGCAGGGGCCCAAAGCCACGGATCAATCTTCTCGGGCACCGCTGCCCCTCGCTGCGAGATCCCCATAGACAATATTATGTCCTTCGATAGCCATTCACATCATGAGCGAGTCATGAGTGCCCAGCTCAATGCCATCTTTCATGATTAGAGGCACGCCAGTTTCACCATTTCTGGGAAACGAACCCACTGTGCTTACAGTGACTGTCGTGTTTACAAAAGGCAGCCCTTTGGGTACTACTGCTGCAAAGTGCAAATACTCCAAGCTTCAAgtgatatatgtatttattgtcaTTACTGCCTTTGGAAGAAACAGGGGATCAAAGTTCCTGTTCACcttatgtattattttctatagctcttctattttaaaaaaaaatacagtaaagttAAAGAAATGCACCACGAATTTGGTGTAGCTGTATTCAGATCGTATTAATTATCTGATCGGGATAACAAAATCACAAGCAATAATTAGGAACTATGCAATTTTTAAACTAGTAATGGgccaattaaaatatatataaatatatatttttcaaccaGCATTTTACTACTTGTTACCTTTCCCATGCTGAATTATTTTGTTGTGATTTTGTACagaatttttaatgactttttataATGtgaatttcctattttaaaacCATGCAGCTTCATCAATTTTTATACATATCAGAAAAGTAGAATTATATctaatttatacaaaataatttaactaaTTTAAACCAGCAGAAAAGTGCTTAGAAAGTTATTGTGTTGCCTTAGCACTTCTTTCCTCtctaattgtaaaaaaaaaaaaaaaaaattgcacaattTGAGCAATTCATTTCACTTTAAAGTCTTTCCCTCTCCCTAAAATATAAACCAGAATCATAATtttcaagagaataaaaaattaagagatgCATTCCCTATCAAAACATATCAATTCAACACATTAGTTGCACAAGcttgtatatacatattataaataaatgccAACATACCcttctttaaatcaaaagctgctTGACTATCACATACAATTTGCACTGTTACTTTTTAGTCTTTTACTCCTTTGCATTCCATGATTTTACAGAGAATCTGAAGCTATTGATGTTTCCAGAAAATATAAATGCATGATTTTATACATAGTCACAAAAATGGTGGTTTGTCATATATTCATGTAATAAATCTGAGCCTAAATCTAATCAGGTTGTTAATGTTGGGATTTATATCTATTGTAGTCAATTAGTACAGTAGCTTAAATAAATTCAAACCATTTAATTCATAATTAGAACAATAGCTATTGCATGTAAAATGCAGTCCAGAATAAGTGCTGTTTGAGATGTGATGCTGGTACCACTGGAATCGAGCTGTACTGTAATTTTGTTTGTAATCCTGTATATTATGGTGTAATGCACAATTTAGAAAACATTCATCCAGTTGCAATAAAATAGTATTGAAAGTGAGAGCAATTGTTGCATTTCTTCTTAAagggattttgttttcatttctgggGAAAATAGTCTCTTTTTTGCTGAGTTAAAAACTACTAAACACTTCatgtagaataaaagaaaagaagaaaggtttacCTTGGCATATGTTCTTGTCTGTTTATCTTGCACAGGGAATCACCAGCTCTTTGTAGATAATGAAAAGACCTAattgatatttcattatttggaatATGGGACTGGACAGAGGTACAAACAGTgtgttttttctctgttttaggtAGCTTAGCCTTTAggctttttatttccatttttaaaaatgattgttacatgttttcttctatttctttctttaaaaaggtggattttattaattattaacaaACAAGACATAAAAAAGTATCCCAGCATAGTTTGTCTATACATTTAAGACATATAAAACATTACTATTTTCTTGGTGTTCTGTTATCTGCACATTTTTCTGAACTAAACAGTTTTATCTCGCAAATAGTACTGTCCCAGAGAAATTTATATACTTTTGGAAAGTACCAAAGGGAAATGAGTTAAAGAAGCCAAGAGAAgtaacattttataattgttctatAAACATCTTGTGATGATTTCCATCATTTTTCCATGAAAAAGCATAATGGATTATTTGTACTGAAGAACACACTATTTGTACCGTATTTTAGGAAGGTGTAATTatttcctcccccctccccccaccctttgGGGCACTATTCTGTTGTTTCATGAACACAACTCACTGGAAAAACTTATGGAAGATTCTGTCTATTGTTAcgtccacttcaaaaaaaaaaaaagagtttggcatttcttttcctctggatgtACTGACTGACAGTCATGATTCCTAGGGAATATCATTTTGGCACTTGTGCCCTGGCTCTACCGTGGTGCTCTGATTACTGTCATTAGTAACTCCATTGTTTCTACTCTGATTCGGGTGCCACATTGGATGACTACCCCCCTTCCCAAGCTTGTTCCTTTAATCTCCTTCTCATTGGTGATTTAGGGGTTCCAGAAAGCTGACCTCATTTAGCAAGCTGCTCCAGAAAAATGTGAGTAATGTAATGGACAGGAACAATTAGCCATACTAATAACATTGCCAATGAGGCTGCGTCAAGCTGTGACAGTAGCAGTAAGGAATACTTCGAcgttaaaaaaatgtttgagagcaatttaaaatatattattttaacatgttttcTATCTGCCTTCATCACATGACAGAAATACTTTTAAGTTAGTCCCAACTTTATCTAAAATGCAGCAATCTCATTCCAACTGAATCAGAGTTGTTATTTTGGAATCAAGCTGTTGCTTCTATATCCTGGATTGTTCTCACTGTTCTTACTTTAAGAGACATAATACTGATATGATAGTTGAATACTACCAGTCTTCCAGCATAGGAGGTAATGAAGTGAACATTCAGATCTGATCTAATCTATTAAGTAGCTCAATTTCACCTGCAGTTAAAATTAGACATCTTCATGCAAACTAAAATCTGTTACTGTagtgaagagaagaaataaaagaatgacatTTTAGGAATTCCAGCTTTCAAAATAGCAAACAGGAAAATCTAGACTGTGATCTTTTGTAAGGTAGAAACGAACACTGAaagttaggtttttgttttgttttgttttgtttttccattttgccAATAGAACTTCATTCTAAAACATAGGGATTCTTTCAGTCAGTCAAGGAGTAACTCACATGCCACCATCTTTTATTCAAAGGCAGGCACAGATGTTCCTTCTGCAGGGGAGgatttaatttatgaaaatgatATTGTTTATGCATGAATGAACTGCATGCACTCTGCATAACACATAGCACTTCCATCTGATCAGAGAAATGCCACAGAACCAGTGCCAATGTCAGAAACATATTCTACAAATTTACTCacttaaatgtttaatgaatatttggaAGGCACTTTCAAAccataagaaacattttaaattatcttcttttatgAATTCCTACCCATATTTAAAAAAGACTCTTACAGCTTTTGTAACTGGCTAATGATTATACCCAGTTTGTaagaaaagaacatattttactaaatgaaaaccaaccaaccaaaaaaaaagaaaatgctggcaAGTTTGGCTTcactggaaaacatatttcttttacttttgctgtTTAATGCTTGTCATGAATAATATTTGGGATTCTATGTGTTTCTTCATCTTGAGCCACGACTATTCCTATCAAATAAGATGCTTAGGTATACTTGTTTAATGTGAAAATCCTATGAATAGTTATTTCTAGAAAAAGCTGGTATGTAAAATCAAGGGGAAATTTCATAGTCTAAGATGAAATTGAGCTAAATAGTGTAACTGGTGCATAATTACTATTGAATAGGAACACTTCacataacatattttattttacataaccaATTGCAGCTATATAGTATGATCTATATACTTTTAAtacttaattataaataaattaaaatgaaagattatAATGCCTTAAGAATGTTCTACTAATCTTAGGTTTATAATATGTTATAGTAAAATAAGATCTGAAATACATTTTGTGTTCTAATTTATTAATCTTAAAATCCCTGTTTTTACATTTGAAAGTCCTTACATTCttacaaaattaatacattttctgaaagaagCTAGCAATTACTAAAATGATATAAGGATCATTAGCTAACAGTTTGAACCAAGCTGTTTTAGTTCTATAATTATACAAgaaatttaaagtgaaaatatcTATTAAGCAATTAATAAAACTAGGTTTCAAAATATTGGCTGATTTTCTCCTAATGGAAAATGTAAGACAGCAAAACTGTTTCTTAAACTACACAAAAACCTCctcacttctctttttctctccctctaaCACCACTTATTTATTGAAAATCAcctaaataaaatctttaattcCAGGGTCTGATGAAGAATAAAAGAGCCAAAGCAACATCTTGTAGAACACCAGGACTGAGAACTCTTGTTGTTACCATTGCAAAGAGGCATTCTGGCGTCAGATGCACAGTGATTTGTATGGTGGCATAATCATTGGCTGCTGGCCAGGCATTATGTTTCAGAGGACACTATTGTCAAGAACCATTCAACCAGAAATCTGCACTGTATGCACTCAAAAGTTGAGATCATCTGCCTTCCTATGACAGGAAGAATTCTGTGCTGGCAATTGACTCATGGACTCTCTTCACACACACTAAGGCTTGGTCCAATGGCTCTGATGGAATTAACTGTGCAGCCAAACTAGTGGCATTGACAAGACAAGGCCACAGTCTCTGGGGACTTCTGGTTaaattgctaattttaaaatgcgGAGTATTATGTTAATGCTGGATTAAATCTTCAGATACATTAAATGTGGATTTGGCCATCTAAGCATTATTATGTTATTTGCCCAGTTAATTTAGAGGTAGATGGACAGTGACAATAACTATCTCTACAGATCCACAATTCTAAGAGATGGATCCAATTGTGAAATGACATGGAGAGATAAAGAGTAAGTTCAATCTAGCATATATGAAATAACTTGGTAACTGACTTTTCTGTTAACAAGATGAAAAGCTAACCTGCTTTACACTTTCACATCTAAGGACAGACAACCAGAGAGGTGGCTTCACACACTAGGCCAGTGCTAACTAAGTGCTTTTCATTCACTTGCGTATTTCATCATCAAAGCAGCCTCCTGCCTtgtttatagatggggaaactagGAAGTTGAGATACCTAGATATTTgcatttctgtcttcctttcttcattcaggTTTTTCTTTCATTGCCACTTCCTCAAAGCAGCTTTTACTGATTCCCATTTAAAATAACAACTGACTTCAACTCCACCAAAATCACTATACTGTCCCTCCCTCTTTCCGGAGCATTTGCCTGTCAAATGTTATCTTATGTATTTACTTGTTtagcttatttttaaactatttgtttatttttaaactatctaTCTCTAGGTCTTCTAAGCACCTGAGAAACAGAGACAAAGTTGTCTCTTCTGTGTGTTGCTGTTCCTCTGGTGCTTAGAAGACCTAGAGGATCctaaaaaaatattaactttccAAGGGAATTGAAGaacactaggccgggcgcggtggcacatgcctgtaatcccagcactttgggaggccgaggcgggtggatcacgaggtcaggagatcgagaccatcctggctaacacagtgaaatcctgtctctactaaaaatataaaaaaattagccgggcgtggtggcaggtgcctgtagtctcagctactcgggaggctgaggcaggagaatggtgaacccaggaggcggaggctgcagtgaaccgagatcatgccactgcactccagcctgggtgacagagcaagactccgtcttaaaaaaaaaaaaaaaaagaagaagaagaacactAATGTAATGCTAAAGCCTATGCTATAAGTCAAGTCAGTTGAGAATGGAGAGGACCACAGATTATTTTCAGTCCAGCAAATGTTATAAACATTAATTCTACGACAAGAAAACAATTGAAACTAATTTCTATCATACTGCATGGCACCAAACTCCCCCCACTTCCTTTTTGAGGATCATAAGTTGTCagttattgtttcttttattgatATCAATTGGTTAAATATAATCTAGAATCggaataaaaacaattataggCTTTTTCCAGACCATGTATTTCAAtgaatgttcttttttcctttctgttcattATTCTTTCAGTAAttgtt contains:
- the NEUROD1 gene encoding neurogenic differentiation factor 1; translated protein: MTKSYSESGLMGEPQPQGPPSWTDECLSSQDEEHEADKKEDDLEAMNAEEDSLRNGGEEEDEDEDLEEEEEEEEEDDDQKPKRRGPKKKKMTKARLERFKLRRMKANARERNRMHGLNAALDNLRKVVPCYSKTQKLSKIETLRLAKNYIWALSEILRSGKSPDLVSFVQTLCKGLSQPTTNLVAGCLQLNPRTFLPEQNQDMPPHLPTASASFPVHPYSYQSPGLPSPPYGTMDSSHVFHVKPPPHAYSAALEPFFESPLTDCTSPSFDGPLSPPLSINGNFSFKHEPSAEFEKNYAFTMHYPAATLAGAQSHGSIFSGTAAPRCEIPIDNIMSFDSHSHHERVMSAQLNAIFHD